A segment of the Salvelinus namaycush isolate Seneca chromosome 3, SaNama_1.0, whole genome shotgun sequence genome:
AATTTAAAGCTAACAGAATAGATAGTGAGTGACAGTTTAATTACCTGGAAGGCTGACTTCATTGCTGACATGCGGTCTCCCATGGCTCCGGTAGGCTTGCTGTAGCCCTCATAGTTACCCATGGCAGCACCACCACTACGCTCCTGGATAAACAACAAAATGTCAACAATCACCAAGAGTTACACTATTATGCCACTGATCTACCAACAAGATAAAACACTACAAATAACACAATTTATGTTACAAATAGACATGGCCAACTCACAGAACTTTCAGCTCCCAATCCTGGCCTCTCTCTGTAACCCAGACCACCTCCTCCAATGTTTAGCTTCTTCCCTTTGCCGCCCTTGAAGCGTGATTTCCTGAACCAGGGATTCTGAGAGGAATACATCAAAGGAGGTCAGAAAAGACATCATATAAAATGAACCTTTCCATAGCCGTCCTCAATGGTCAGTCAGGGACATGTAGAATGGCTTACCTGCATTGCCAAGTCCATCAGTTCCTTAGAGACGCTTTGATTGGCTCCCTCCAGGTTACGCACAAGGTCTCCTGCAAATGATGTGTCTTTACTGGTGAGAAGGGTGTAGGCAACACCCTTTTCTCCAGCACGACCTGTTCGGCCaattcggtgtgtgtgtgtgtcgatgtCCCGAGCCACGTCATAGTTCACTACGGTGCGTATTGAAGGGATATCCAGACCACGAGCTAGGGAGGAAATGACAAAGAAGCAGTGAATGATAGAATGACAAGTATGTAGGAGCACTGGAATTCAGGCAAAAACAATCAAATCATTGTCAGTGTCTGTGTAATCATACACAGATCTCTGATGATTGGAACGTTGTGCCACATTCATTCCCCACCCCCTCGTCTGCAGCCCACCCCCACCTCACCTGCCACATCGGTGGCCACCAGCACGGGCAGACTCTTCTTCTTGAAGTCAGCGATGACCTTGTTCCTCTCACTCTGGTCCATGTCTCCGTGCAGCAGGCCCAGGCTGTGGCCCTCCTGGGTCAGGTTGGTGGCCAGCTCGTCACAGTTGGCCTTCTTGGTGACGAAGATAAGTACAGAGCCAGAGGAGGTAAACTCCACCAGGCGGCGGGTCAGCCAGCCCCACTTCTCCACCCCACTGGGCATGATCTCCACTACCTGGGTCACATCCTCATTGGCCTGGGGAGGAAGGATGGAGGATTGAAGAGCATTAGATGACTAAACTCCAGAAAATGTTCAGAAAATGTTCTGCCACCAGCTGGTTGACTGTTCTGGCAATGTAGAACTTTAAATAAATGACAGAAGTGGCAATCAGATGGTGTTAGAAGAGCCACTGGTCTGACCTCCCCGATGTCTCCCTGCACCACGCGGATGGGGTCCACCAGGATATCTCTAGCCAGCCTCTCAATCTTCTTACGGAAGGTGGCGCTGAACAGAAGAGCTGTGAGGACAGGAGTAAAGTTAAGGTTCATAGGACGGGGTTGTCTTATCTAAAGCCTCTAACAAGTGGAcatgcacacattcacacacttacTCTGTCGATCAGGTCGGACATGGCTGGCAATGGATCTCACTTGATACTCTGAAAAAAGTTTCCAAAAGTATATGATATAAATAGGTGTCAAACCAACTTCAGTGAACAATCTTCTGGGCCTAGTGGTCATTGGGAACAAAATAAATAAGGGAAAGCCAACTTACCAAAGCCCATATCAAACATTCTATCTGCCTCATCAAACACCAGGTATGTCACTCTCTGCAGAGAGGTGGCCTTCTTTTTCACATGGTCAATCagacgaccctgtgtgaagaacaACATACACAACCCAATAAGTGAAATGACCTCAGGGGATTATTTTCCTCCAATACATAAAGACTAAACACAGTCTACCACAGTGATTGTCAACTAGAGCTCTTACCGGGGTGCACACAACTATCTCTGCCCCCTCCTGAAGAGCCTTGGCCTGCTCCCACATGCTGCCGCCTCCATACACTGCCACCGAGCGCAGGGAGTAGGCTTTCCCAAAACGCTTACACTCCGCGTGGATCTAGGGAGCACAACCATCATTTTCACGGGCCGAATCAACTTTTTGTCATGGAAATGTTTTGTTCCTGACCCATCTCTCCCTGGCTGTCTTACCTGCTGACAGAGCTCCCTGGTGGGGCACACGATGACTGCGATGGGCCCCTCTCCAGTCTCCAGTTCCTTCTGGTCCATGATGTGAACTAGCATGGGCCAGATGAAGGCTGCAGTCTTGCCACTACCCGTCTTCGCAATGCCAATCATGTCACGTCCACTCAGGGCAATGGGAACTCCCTACAGGACAGATGGGGAAGAAAATACAGGTGAGGCCTATTTTCTACTAAAGCAATATGAAAGTACCAAAAAGAAAGACCTAGGAAACAAGCTGCTTAGGTACCTGGCACTGAATAGGTGTTGGCTGAGTGTACTCCGACTTGCGGATTATGTGCATCAGCTGCTCATCAAACCCAAAGTGGGCGAAGCTGGTGGAGAGTTTAGGAGGGGCGGCACCAGACACCTGCCAAAGTCAATGAAGCAAAATAAATAGACAAGAGGCTTTCGGTTAAAGAGACAATGGGATCATACAACAGTTGTCTAAGTGGTATGTTGGCTAGGATTGTGTGGTTGGGTTTAGATGTGGTTGTGTCCTTCTCCGGACACTTACCCGCAGGTTGAGTTTGTGTCTCAGCTCAAACACCTCTGTGCCTGTCAGGCTGAGAAGCTCCTCATGCTCGTTGTAGAAGTTCCTCTCAAAAGGTGGGTAGTCAATCTATAAGGGGATGACATAAATGTAGGACCTCAGACACTAAAATAAAAACTCCAATTGACAAGATAAGATATAACTTCCTGCCTCTTGGCTCAGATAGGTGCAGTATGCAGCTGTTACCTCAGAGTGGTCCATCGGGGGCAGGGGCATGATGATCTTCTTAGTGGTGGGGGCAATGGGATTCCCATCACTGTCGTAGTCTATGTTCTCATCCTCGTCCTCTGCGGTAAGCCCAGCTGTGGGATTCTCTGCCATGTAGCGGAAGTAGGCTTCCTGCACAGAGCACAGCCGCATGAGTCAACCAGAGTCAGCTTAAACGCCTAATGTAGCACACATTCATGCAGGCACTCTTACCACTCTCATAACCGGGGGATTTACATTCAAATACAGTCAATGGCAAAATGCTCTGATGATCGCCCATATCAATGTCGGAGTCTAAGCCATTTTATGTTTTAACACTCAGTTTAAACCAGTCTTTGCGTTATTCGGGCTGAAATTGATCAGTGTCAGATTTTATAACCCCCCTTCACAAAGTAGTAAGAACAGCAACAGTTAATAGCAAACATTCATTACAGTATGGCATATTTGAAAAGAGATGATAAACTATTAATCAACATGCTTAGTTTAGGCATgggtatattaaaaaaaatatatataattgacATCACAAGTATGCATGTAGATATCCAAGAAGGATAGGGCGAAGGATTCAACCTGCAATTGGGTTTGTTAGCAtagtgtgagagagcgagagtcaaagagagaaaaaaagagcgaGAGATGTGGTAGGTGGTGAGACTTGGCCATAGATGGGTCGGGAGGGGAGGTTGGGGTCTGGAGGCTCTCTGATCAGTAGTAAATTAGGAACGTTGGATGGATCACTTACTTGTTCATCTTCCTCTTCAATGTCATCACGTATACCCCTGTAAAAACAAGCGGAGAAAAAAAAACTTCCCTGCGACTCGTTTGTTCACCCATGATTCCCCACAACCTGTCTAATGTCACGCTTATCCCCTCCCTACAAAGTCGCCATGCAAGGCAGGCTTGATTAGTTACCTACAGTATGGACCAACTGGGGAAATTTAAGGTAATTGAATGGCAAGACAGATTATTTAAAATGAGACATATCTTTGCTCCACAGTGGTGAATGATTGCAGTTGAAGTGGGAActttatatctacagtatcttaaTAACATGCTAGAGTTTTGGGATGAGAATAGATTAATAATTTTGACACTTGACTAATTACAATGGAAATATGTGCAAATCAATACACAGGTGCATGGGAAGAATGTACTACACCTGCCTGCCTGGTGGCCTTGAATAGGGCCTTTGCTAATAATATTTTTGCTTATATTATTGAGAAGGTAATTTTGAAGGACCTAAGCTTAAAGGGTAGACATTGAAGGGATCTTACTTTTCAACCTTCTTTTCCTTCTCTTTTTCCTCCAGTTTCTTCATGTCTTTAGCTGCTTGGTCCTAGAGCAGACAAGAGGGTGAACAATATACCCCCCTGCAATATTTCCCAAAAGCTCTGTGACAATAACCCCAGATTTTAAACAGACAAACTACGGAGAAAATGTGTATATTCCTACATGATCCAGGTCTAAGAGGGGAATCCTTGACTCACCTCCACTTGGGCCATGAAGGCATCCAGAGGATCATCCTCACTGTCTGAGCCCCCTCTAGACTGGAATTGTTGCCGTGTGGGGGAGTTCTCAGCTGGGATATATGGCAAATCTGTGCTGCTTGACTCCTCTTCATCATCTTCAAAATACCTGGAAATGGGTTAGGAACGTTATCACCAGTCAAATGTCATTGAAATCAATGTAATACATCCTGCATAACTGGTTGATCATACAGCATACGAAGCACACCAAACCCAACCCTAAAGGAAAGATAAGTCTATACTCACGCATTCTCTTCATCAAAATTTGCTCTTTTTGTTCCTATCTTGTAGAATGCAGGGAGTTGCTGGTTCTTGCCATAACCCCCAGCTGTCCCTGCGCCTCCGAAGGACGTGTGGGATTTCTGAGGCACGCGCAGTTCTTCTTtctttccccctcctccaccaccaccaccaccaccaccaagggAAAATCCTCCAAACCCGAATCCTCGCTTACCACTTGGGCCACCCTTGCTCCAGTTCATAGCTGTCCTACAGACATAAGGGGAAAAGAACCATAATCACATTTGGTATTTGACTGTTGTACATTGCTGTTGCATTCCAGTCCATTCATCGCAGGCCTTGTGTCACCCACAAACGTCTGCTAAATGCTAATCATCTCGTAAATCACTGTCTGGGGGATGTCAAAGATTATCTGTGGCTTCTGGCAAATGAAGATATAAAATATCGCATTAATCTGTGTCTAGCTAATGTTTGGATCTCATTAATTGGCTaaattaaactagctaacgttagcatgctACGCTTCTCTAGGGCCGCAGCAGCACGACGAAGAAGTGGGTGTGTGACAAATGATTGACTGAGCAAATATGGCTTGTCAAAGGATATTTGCAAAATCAGTTAAACCTAGTGTACGTTATACACTATAAACTAACCTCATGGTTTCATGTACTGTTTATTTACCTGTTTTCACCACCAATAAAGATCTGTTTACCACTGCCAAATCTCACAGCGCGACTCGAAAGTGTTTTGCGTCATTACCGTGTGTAGACGTAGATTACGCGCGACGGATTGCTTCTCACAACAACGAACCAATCAACGCAAACATGTGACATTAGTTACCGCCCCTTTTCGATTATAGTTGTTTGTTGAAAATGGTAGCTAACAACTCGCTCCACCAgatactagctagctaatttttAAGTTATTAACATACAGGTAGGTTACTAGCTATCGTGGTTTATATAGCTACCTAGCTAATCTGTGTTTTTTAATGTAATGAAAAAGATAGCGTAAGCTAGCCACGCTAACgttagttatatattttttttatatagctatatgttactgtagctagctaacgttagctagtagtCCTGCTAATAAAATGTTTTTGGGCCTATCTATTATACTATTTGTGAAATGGTTTTCACATTAACATTACAACTTAAATTATTCTATAGGCAGGTTATAGTTAGCTACATGTCTTGTTCATAGCGAAGTAACGTTAACGTGTTTCCTTTcctctgttactgtgttagtaTTTCTTTTGGAGGGATTTTTTCTGGATGGGGTTTCAGCGGTTCTAGCTGCCACAATCGACAGATCCATGTCTTTTCTGGTGAGTGAACTCAGTTAGCGCTCCCCTGCCCGTTGGCGTTAGCGCTCCGCCTAGAAAATATATCAAATACTTGTGCTGAATCCTTACAGTGTCACAGCAATGATCAGTTATTGGAGAAGTGATTGACCTGTGGTATCTGcactttctttctccctctctcaatcccAGCGTTGGGTCTCAGAGAAATTGAGTGTGGAGAGCCTGAGGGATTTTGAGTTTTTTGGAGGTAAGGTCAAAGGTTATGCTGAAAAGGCTTCCCCAATCAACTGCTGCTTACACACAAGACCTATCATCAGCTATGAAGTTGCCCAACCCTCATACAGAACCTGCTAGCTATAAGTGCAGCTTTGCTTTCAAAACAAGATATTGCATTGCACAGTTTTTAAAAAGCAACACACTCTAACAAACAATTCGCATAATACAATTTAAACCTACTGGAATCCAATCGGCATTGGTTCTTCGGCAATATGTGGCTGGATACCTGTCTCCCACATAGATTCAGGACACATAAGAGCTACTGCTTGCTTCAATGTTCTGCAGGTGTCAAGTGTCTCACTGTACCTTACATGTGTGCCATGAATAGAGTTTGTTCAGGTGTGATGTCTCCTTGTCTGACAGACTTGATCAATGCAGTAAATGTGCAGCCTCAGAATACTGCATGTCAGATTAATATTCTGTTGCGCCGTCGGTCTTTGTAGTATATACGAAGTTGACATGATACCTAGGTCAAGTATTTATTAAGGAAATCATATTTTAAGGGTAACAAGTGTGGTGGAGATGAGGCATGTTCAAAGAGATGTTTTCTACAGTATGTGGGTCTTATTAGACACTAACATGAGGACAGGAAAGCACTGTCAATTTATCAGTGGTTGAAGAATCGGTTTACATAGAGAGGAACTGAATAGCTGGGGAGGGGTGGCTTCACTATCAAGCTTTGCATTATCTTCATATTTCTGTGCGCTCAGCTCACATTGCATAATTGTTCTGTGTTCGTTCATACGCTTGATTTCAAGTTTGGTTTTGGCTGCTTCCTGTTCCCATGGCAATGCATAATCACTCAATCCCGCTAGACTGAATCCTCAGATTCCTCACTGATTTAACAGATGCGTCAGAGGTATCTAATTAGCCTAAACTGAATCCTCCTTGTTATGGGAGCCAGCTAGCAGCATTGATCCGACTCCTGCAACAAACACCACATGCTATACTTTACACTTACAGTGTACCTAATGGTTCCTGAGCTGCTCTAAACACATATCcttctcttgtgtgtgtgtttgtcattgaTGTGGTTTCTCTACCACAGAGCAAGCTCAGGGAAGCTCTCACAGGAAAGTAAGTGCAGTACTCCAGTTACGGCTCTCGATCGTTCCATCTGCCTGTGTGTGAGGGTGGAGCCAAAGTGAATGTATTCACAAGCCCTGTGTGCTTTTGTGCATGGGCATCTGATTCACAATGCTGTGCTGTATGTGCTTTGTATTTTGAGGCCTATCCAACTTCACCACCAGGGTTTCCTATTGGGGGAGTTGGGAGATTGGTGGAGCTTACAGTAGTGATGTCCTCTTGATGAGACATGGTTGGGTTGGAGAGAGCAACTGAGGTTGTCAAGTCTGATGAAAAAAAGATGTGATCAGTATAAGTGGACAGATGGATCACCTCATTAATACTACTTGTTACCTGATGGCTCCATCGGTTGCTCCAGAGACCAAAACAGTCCTTCCTGATTCATAAAGTTGACCTCAGTTTGTCTTTTAGAGTGGGAAATGATGGGTCATCCGTAATTACCAGGCTTAATTGACCTGCACTTGTCTTTTCCGGCTGTCACGGAAAACGGCTTTTTGGTCTCAGCTGACAGATAATCTCCCTGTAAAGCCGGCCTTAATGGGCCCTTAGGAACTTCGGTGTGGTCTTAACATGGTGTTACTATTTGATTTATGGTTTCTGTTGTTCTTCACTGAAAGTCCTCACTAATTTTGACCAAGCCTGTTTCATGTTTGTGAAGTAGTTTAAGTGTGGACACTGTCTATTGCCTGTTCACTGTACTTCTCCCTTACTAGAAAGCAGAGGGCATGTAGGTGGGTGGTGGGAGGGTATGAGCAACTGGTTATTTGTTCATGTCTAATGTGTCACTGTTGTGGAAATCTCTGGATCCACCAATGGTTGTGAACTGGAGTTGAATGGAATGGATTGAGTTCCATGTGTTCCATTTTTGGCAACGCATGGCAACCCCGTCTGAGTGATTTAACGTGATGGGCATCTACCTCGCAATGCTGGCTGGAAATAAGAGAAATGGTTATTAAGCTTTTactacatatttaaaaaaaaaaaaaaaaaaaaaaaaaaaaaaaactattagtTGAGgttggaagtttgcatacaccttagccaaatacatttaaactcagtttttcacaattcctgacatttaatcctagtaaaaattccctgtcttaggtcagttaggatcaccactttattttaagaatgtgaaatgtcagaatattagtagagtatgatttatttcagcttttatttcttttatcacattcccagtgggttagaagttttcATGCactcagtatttggtagcattgcctttaaattgtttagcttgggtcaaatgtctctggtagccttccacaagcttcccacaatatgttgggtgaattctggcccattcctcctgacagagctggtgtaactgagtcaggtttgtaggcctccttgctcgcacacgctttttcagttctgcccacagattttctataggatataggtcagggctttgtgatagccactccaataccttgactttgttgtccttaagccattttgccacaactttggcagTATGCTtggggggtcattgtccatttggaagacccatttgcaaccaagctttaacttcctgactgatgtcttgagatgttgcttcaatatatccacataattttacttcttcatggtgccatctatttcgtgaagtgcaccagtccctcctgcagcaaagcacccacacaacatgatgctgccacccccgtgcttcacagttgggatggtgttctttggcttgcaagccttcccatttttccttcaaacataacgatgttcattatggccaaacagttctatttttgtttcctcagaccagaggacatatttccaaaaagtatgatttttatccccatgtgcagttgcaaaccgtagtctggctttatggcattttggagcactggcttcttccttgctgagtgcctttcaggttatgttgatataggactcgttttactgtggatatagatacttttgtacctgtttcctccagcattttcacaatgtcctttgctgttctgggattgatttgcacttttcgcacaagtacgttcatctctaggagacagaatgcgtctccttcctgagtggtatgacggctgcgtgtcccatggtactattgtttgtacagatgaacgtggtaccttcatgcgtttggaaattgctcccaaggatgagccagacttgtggaggtctacaatttcttttctgaggtcttggttgatttctttcgattttcccatgatgtcaagcaaagaggcactgagtttgaagctaggttttgaaatgcatccacaggtacacctccaactgacttaatgatgtcaattagcctatcagaagcttctaaagccatcattttctggaattgtccaagctgtttaaagacacagtcaacttagcgtatgtaaacttctgacccactggaattgtgaaacagtgaaataatctgtctgtaaacaattgttggaaaaattacttgtgtcatgcacaaagtagatgtcctaaccgacttgccaaaattataggtTGTTACCAAGAAAttagtggttgaaaacgagttttaatgactgcaacctaagtgtatgtaaacttcccacttcaaccgTATGTTTAGGCCAACACCCCGTACCAGGGCTCTACAGTGGTACCATTTTGGTCGCATATGCATCGAAATATTTTACTGATACCTGGAATTTTAATTTGGGAGCACCAGTGCCCCTcgggggggaaaaaatattttgtctttgttGTCAATTCTTGTCAATAATCCCTAAAATATTTTGCATTGTGCTCCTACATTTTAACATAGGAGCATGTGCTC
Coding sequences within it:
- the LOC120040651 gene encoding ATP-dependent RNA helicase DDX42-like isoform X2; this encodes MNWSKGGPSGKRGFGFGGFSLGGGGGGGGGGGKKEELRVPQKSHTSFGGAGTAGGYGKNQQLPAFYKIGTKRANFDEENAYFEDDEEESSSTDLPYIPAENSPTRQQFQSRGGSDSEDDPLDAFMAQVEEAYFRYMAENPTAGLTAEDEDENIDYDSDGNPIAPTTKKIIMPLPPMDHSEIDYPPFERNFYNEHEELLSLTGTEVFELRHKLNLRVSGAAPPKLSTSFAHFGFDEQLMHIIRKSEYTQPTPIQCQGVPIALSGRDMIGIAKTGSGKTAAFIWPMLVHIMDQKELETGEGPIAVIVCPTRELCQQIHAECKRFGKAYSLRSVAVYGGGSMWEQAKALQEGAEIVVCTPGRLIDHVKKKATSLQRVTYLVFDEADRMFDMGFEYQVRSIASHVRPDRQTLLFSATFRKKIERLARDILVDPIRVVQGDIGEANEDVTQVVEIMPSGVEKWGWLTRRLVEFTSSGSVLIFVTKKANCDELATNLTQEGHSLGLLHGDMDQSERNKVIADFKKKSLPVLVATDVAARGLDIPSIRTVVNYDVARDIDTHTHRIGRTGRAGEKGVAYTLLTSKDTSFAGDLVRNLEGANQSVSKELMDLAMQNPWFRKSRFKGGKGKKLNIGGGGLGYRERPGLGAESSERSGGAAMGNYEGYSKPTGAMGDRMSAMKSAFQSQYKNHFVAASGMVPKLTTKSSSSSGWTSAGSLSSVPTGAPEGPDRPREPPSLAMAPPAALGMGTKMAGFTSAGSLSSVSDSQATAPQGYAAPPSPREGPRDRHGDDRSRHGDGHYRDRRDRSERHSGGGERERYGERDRHADRDRYGDKDRHGSSGRHGDSRNGDGSRRDRERDDCRGDRESGDRAGSEGRGDRAEGKGDREEDSFAVPDPPKRKKSRWDN
- the LOC120040651 gene encoding ATP-dependent RNA helicase DDX42-like isoform X1 — translated: MNWSKGGPSGKRGFGFGGFSLGGGGGGGGGGGKKEELRVPQKSHTSFGGAGTAGGYGKNQQLPAFYKIGTKRANFDEENAYFEDDEEESSSTDLPYIPAENSPTRQQFQSRGGSDSEDDPLDAFMAQVEDQAAKDMKKLEEKEKEKKVEKGIRDDIEEEDEQEAYFRYMAENPTAGLTAEDEDENIDYDSDGNPIAPTTKKIIMPLPPMDHSEIDYPPFERNFYNEHEELLSLTGTEVFELRHKLNLRVSGAAPPKLSTSFAHFGFDEQLMHIIRKSEYTQPTPIQCQGVPIALSGRDMIGIAKTGSGKTAAFIWPMLVHIMDQKELETGEGPIAVIVCPTRELCQQIHAECKRFGKAYSLRSVAVYGGGSMWEQAKALQEGAEIVVCTPGRLIDHVKKKATSLQRVTYLVFDEADRMFDMGFEYQVRSIASHVRPDRQTLLFSATFRKKIERLARDILVDPIRVVQGDIGEANEDVTQVVEIMPSGVEKWGWLTRRLVEFTSSGSVLIFVTKKANCDELATNLTQEGHSLGLLHGDMDQSERNKVIADFKKKSLPVLVATDVAARGLDIPSIRTVVNYDVARDIDTHTHRIGRTGRAGEKGVAYTLLTSKDTSFAGDLVRNLEGANQSVSKELMDLAMQNPWFRKSRFKGGKGKKLNIGGGGLGYRERPGLGAESSERSGGAAMGNYEGYSKPTGAMGDRMSAMKSAFQSQYKNHFVAASGMVPKLTTKSSSSSGWTSAGSLSSVPTGAPEGPDRPREPPSLAMAPPAALGMGTKMAGFTSAGSLSSVSDSQATAPQGYAAPPSPREGPRDRHGDDRSRHGDGHYRDRRDRSERHSGGGERERYGERDRHADRDRYGDKDRHGSSGRHGDSRNGDGSRRDRERDDCRGDRESGDRAGSEGRGDRAEGKGDREEDSFAVPDPPKRKKSRWDN